One genomic region from Marinobacter szutsaonensis encodes:
- the kdsB gene encoding 3-deoxy-manno-octulosonate cytidylyltransferase, whose product MSFTVVIPARYASSRLPGKPLADIAGKPMIRHVCERAAESRASRVVVATDDRRIQEACESFGAEVVMTSPDHASGTDRLEEVARKLALDPDHRVVNVQGDEPLIPPALINQVAENLERYPEASIATLCERIHDIGPVFNPNVVKVVFDHQGMAHYFSRAPIPWARDQWPSGMDSARGLVSLPDGVGYFRHIGIYGYRASVLSEFVSWAPAPTERVESLEQLRALYNGARIHVDIAAQNPPAGVDTEADLERVRAWLTTKQES is encoded by the coding sequence ATGTCCTTCACCGTTGTGATTCCAGCCCGCTATGCCTCCAGCCGCCTGCCAGGCAAACCGCTGGCGGATATTGCCGGCAAGCCGATGATTCGCCACGTGTGTGAGCGTGCGGCAGAAAGCCGCGCTTCCCGTGTGGTGGTGGCCACCGACGACCGGCGCATTCAGGAAGCCTGCGAAAGTTTCGGGGCGGAAGTGGTGATGACCTCGCCCGACCACGCCAGTGGCACCGACCGGCTGGAAGAGGTGGCACGCAAGCTGGCGCTTGATCCGGATCATCGGGTGGTGAACGTCCAGGGCGATGAACCCCTGATCCCGCCTGCCCTGATCAACCAGGTGGCTGAGAACCTGGAGCGCTACCCGGAAGCCTCCATTGCCACCCTCTGCGAGCGCATTCACGACATCGGGCCGGTGTTCAATCCCAACGTGGTGAAGGTGGTCTTCGATCATCAGGGCATGGCCCATTATTTCAGTCGGGCGCCGATTCCCTGGGCCCGGGATCAGTGGCCCTCCGGTATGGATTCGGCCAGGGGGCTGGTGTCGTTGCCGGATGGTGTCGGGTATTTCCGGCACATTGGCATCTATGGCTACCGCGCCAGCGTACTGAGCGAATTTGTTTCATGGGCGCCGGCGCCGACCGAGAGAGTGGAATCCCTCGAGCAACTGCGAGCACTCTACAACGGTGCCCGGATCCACGTAGACATTGCGGCACAGAATCCGCCTGCCGGCGTGGATACCGAAGCGGACCTCGAGCGTGTCCGTGCGTGGCTGACAACGAAACAGGAGAGTTGA
- a CDS encoding proline--tRNA ligase, whose amino-acid sequence MRASRYLIATQKETPADAEIISHQLMLRAGMIRKLAAGLYTWLPMGLRTLRKVERIVREEMDKSGAQEVLMPAVQPAELWQESGRWTEYGGELLRMNDRHGRDFCFGPTHEEVITDLIRNEVKSYKELPANFYQIQTKFRDERRPRFGVMRAREFIMKDAYSFHVDAESLNETYQVMHRTYCNIFDRVGLDYRPVEADSGAIGGSDSHEFHVLASSGEDDIVFSTESDYAANIEKAVALAPAGERPAPAEEMKEVHTPGQRTIEAIAEFLGIDATRTVKTLLVKGEEDENGQSGLVALILRGDHTLNEIKTENLAGIAEPLTMATDEEIKSATGCEPGSIGPVNLPVPVIVDRSAAHLADFVCGANRDDYHLTGVNWERDVPLGRVEDLRNVVEGDPSPDGKGTLEIRRGIEVGHIFKLGNKYSKSMNATVLDEHGKATVMEMGCYGVGVSRIVAASIEQNHDDKGIIWPDAIAPFQVAIVTLNAHKSPTVAEAGEKLYEQLRQAGFDVLLDDRNERPGVKFADMELIGIPHRLVVSDRGLAAGTLEYKGRRDEEKQDIPVAEALPFLINASPRKGL is encoded by the coding sequence ATGCGAGCAAGCCGTTACCTGATAGCGACCCAGAAAGAGACCCCCGCTGACGCGGAAATTATCAGCCACCAGTTGATGTTACGTGCCGGCATGATCCGCAAGCTCGCAGCAGGCCTGTACACCTGGCTGCCGATGGGGCTGCGCACCCTGCGCAAGGTCGAGCGGATTGTTCGTGAAGAAATGGACAAGAGCGGTGCCCAGGAAGTCCTCATGCCTGCGGTACAGCCGGCGGAACTCTGGCAGGAGTCCGGCCGCTGGACCGAGTATGGTGGCGAACTGCTGCGTATGAACGACCGCCATGGCCGGGATTTCTGCTTCGGTCCGACCCACGAGGAAGTCATCACCGACCTGATCCGGAACGAGGTGAAGAGCTACAAGGAACTGCCGGCCAACTTCTACCAGATCCAGACCAAGTTCCGGGATGAGCGCCGCCCGCGGTTTGGCGTGATGCGCGCCCGGGAGTTCATCATGAAGGACGCCTACTCCTTCCACGTCGACGCGGAGTCTCTGAACGAGACCTACCAGGTCATGCACCGGACCTATTGCAACATCTTCGACCGTGTGGGGCTGGACTATCGCCCGGTAGAGGCGGACTCGGGCGCCATCGGTGGCAGCGATTCCCACGAGTTCCACGTGCTGGCCTCCTCCGGTGAGGACGACATCGTGTTCAGCACCGAGAGTGATTACGCCGCCAACATCGAGAAGGCGGTGGCCCTCGCCCCTGCCGGCGAGCGTCCCGCGCCGGCCGAGGAGATGAAAGAAGTCCACACCCCCGGCCAACGCACCATCGAGGCCATTGCCGAATTCCTCGGCATCGACGCCACCCGCACGGTCAAAACCCTGCTGGTGAAGGGCGAGGAGGACGAAAACGGCCAGTCCGGCCTGGTGGCACTCATCCTCCGTGGCGACCACACCCTGAACGAGATCAAGACGGAAAACCTTGCCGGTATTGCCGAGCCACTGACCATGGCCACCGACGAGGAAATCAAGAGCGCGACCGGCTGCGAGCCTGGCTCCATCGGCCCCGTGAACCTGCCGGTGCCGGTGATTGTCGACCGCAGTGCCGCTCACCTCGCGGACTTTGTCTGCGGCGCCAACCGGGACGACTATCACCTGACCGGTGTTAACTGGGAGCGTGATGTCCCGCTGGGTCGCGTTGAAGACCTTCGCAATGTGGTTGAGGGCGATCCGAGCCCGGATGGCAAGGGCACCCTGGAGATCCGCCGCGGTATCGAGGTGGGCCACATCTTCAAGCTGGGTAACAAGTACAGCAAGTCCATGAACGCCACCGTACTGGACGAGCATGGTAAGGCCACGGTCATGGAGATGGGCTGCTACGGTGTAGGTGTGTCCCGTATCGTGGCCGCGTCCATCGAGCAGAACCATGACGACAAGGGCATCATCTGGCCGGACGCCATTGCGCCTTTCCAGGTCGCTATCGTGACCCTGAACGCCCACAAGTCACCGACCGTGGCTGAAGCAGGGGAGAAACTCTACGAACAGTTGCGCCAGGCGGGCTTCGATGTCCTGCTGGATGACCGTAACGAGCGCCCGGGCGTGAAGTTCGCGGATATGGAACTGATCGGTATTCCCCACCGTCTCGTGGTTTCCGATCGTGGTTTGGCCGCGGGTACCCTGGAGTACAAGGGCCGCAGGGATGAAGAGAAGCAGGATATCCCGGTGGCCGAAGCCTTGCCCTTCCTGATCAACGCATCGCCGCGCAAGGGACTCTGA
- a CDS encoding TetR family transcriptional regulator, with protein sequence MTDETVDVAPRRQPVQARSRERVNTILSHAAAIFDEVGVDATSMSAIARQSGMSLASLYRYFPNKAAIVHAIAEQHVEKMEKALRKHLPELGLIEAVDILIDQFYEFYRTEPAYSAIWSGVEAMPELRELDLRELYSNAQDLDARLKEECPHIPEARRWTASLLLPRSAGNILRLAVTLPEDQGRQLVEELKCMAGAYVRELIR encoded by the coding sequence ATGACTGATGAAACTGTTGATGTTGCCCCCCGCCGCCAGCCTGTCCAGGCCCGGAGCCGCGAGCGGGTAAACACCATCCTGTCGCATGCGGCGGCCATTTTTGATGAAGTCGGTGTGGATGCCACCAGCATGTCCGCCATCGCCCGGCAATCGGGTATGTCCCTGGCCTCGCTCTACCGCTACTTTCCCAACAAGGCCGCGATCGTTCACGCCATCGCCGAGCAGCACGTGGAGAAGATGGAGAAGGCCCTGCGCAAGCATCTGCCGGAGCTGGGCCTGATCGAAGCCGTGGACATTCTGATCGACCAATTCTATGAGTTCTACCGGACCGAGCCGGCCTATTCGGCGATATGGAGTGGTGTCGAGGCAATGCCCGAGTTGCGTGAGCTGGACCTGCGGGAACTCTACAGCAACGCCCAGGATCTGGACGCCCGCCTGAAGGAGGAGTGCCCCCATATTCCGGAAGCCCGTCGCTGGACGGCCAGCCTTCTGTTGCCGCGTTCGGCCGGCAACATTCTTCGCCTGGCCGTCACCCTGCCCGAAGACCAGGGTCGTCAGCTGGTCGAGGAGCTCAAATGTATGGCAGGCGCCTATGTCCGCGAGCTGATTCGCTGA
- a CDS encoding cold-shock protein: MSDTKTGHVKWFNESKGFGFIAQDGGSDVFVHYSAINASGFRTLTEGQQVQFTVTQGPKGPQAENVTPV; encoded by the coding sequence ATGTCCGATACAAAAACCGGCCACGTGAAGTGGTTCAACGAGTCCAAGGGCTTTGGCTTTATCGCTCAGGACGGTGGCAGTGACGTATTTGTTCACTACAGTGCAATCAACGCTTCCGGTTTCCGTACCCTGACCGAAGGTCAGCAGGTACAGTTCACCGTAACTCAGGGCCCGAAAGGCCCGCAGGCGGAAAACGTAACGCCGGTGTAA
- the leuA gene encoding 2-isopropylmalate synthase: MAFDHRKYMAFKPIAKTDRRWPDKVIEKAPTWCAVDLRDGNQALVKPMSVAQKQRMFDLLVKLGFKEIEIGFPAASQPDFDFCRKLIEENRIPDDVRIQVLTQARPELIERTYQALEGAKRAIVHVYNSTSTVQREQVFGLDRDGIRDIAVNGAKLVKDIATRYPDTDWTFQYSPESFTGTELDFAAEVIDAVTEVWRPDQGQPVIINLPATVEMATPNVFADQIEWICDNIQRREHISISVHTHNDRGCAVAAAELAVMAGADRVEGTLMGNGERTGNMDLVTMAMNLYSQGIDPTLDLSGMAEITEVVEACTEISTHPRHPYAGELVFTAFSGSHQDAIRKCLARRKDDDVWNVAYLPIDPFDVGRRYEEVVRINSQSGKGGVAYVLERDYDISLPRWLQIEFSKVVQREAETEGGEIDSHTIHRLFEDRYLKVHSDWELRSYDLHRDDEGVRADVVVGTDASPVRLEGRGLGAVEAVSEALENRFGITIAVEAYDEFALGEGTNANALACIRLTVNGQHCSAAALAEDTTSATLQALFSAVAQAVGTEMPSARKTAELADA, from the coding sequence ATGGCTTTTGATCATCGCAAATATATGGCATTCAAGCCGATCGCCAAGACCGACCGTCGCTGGCCGGACAAGGTGATCGAAAAGGCGCCCACCTGGTGCGCTGTAGACCTGCGGGACGGTAACCAGGCGCTGGTCAAGCCCATGTCAGTTGCCCAGAAGCAGCGAATGTTTGATTTGCTGGTCAAGCTCGGCTTCAAGGAAATCGAGATTGGTTTTCCGGCGGCCAGTCAGCCGGACTTTGATTTCTGCCGCAAGCTGATTGAGGAAAACCGGATTCCCGACGACGTCAGGATCCAGGTTCTGACCCAGGCGCGCCCGGAACTGATCGAGCGCACCTACCAGGCTTTGGAGGGCGCGAAGCGCGCCATCGTGCACGTCTACAATTCCACCTCCACGGTCCAGCGCGAGCAGGTGTTCGGTCTGGACCGGGACGGTATACGTGACATCGCCGTTAATGGCGCGAAGCTGGTGAAGGACATTGCAACCCGCTATCCGGACACCGACTGGACCTTCCAGTATTCCCCGGAAAGTTTTACCGGAACCGAGCTGGACTTTGCGGCGGAGGTCATCGATGCGGTCACCGAGGTGTGGCGCCCGGATCAGGGTCAGCCGGTGATCATCAACCTGCCGGCGACCGTGGAAATGGCAACCCCGAACGTCTTTGCCGACCAGATCGAGTGGATCTGTGACAACATCCAGCGCCGGGAGCACATCAGTATCAGCGTGCACACCCACAACGACCGGGGTTGTGCCGTGGCCGCTGCCGAGCTGGCGGTGATGGCGGGTGCCGATCGTGTCGAGGGTACCCTGATGGGTAACGGTGAGCGTACCGGCAATATGGACCTGGTCACCATGGCCATGAACCTGTATTCCCAGGGTATTGATCCGACCCTGGATCTGTCCGGCATGGCAGAGATCACCGAGGTGGTCGAGGCCTGCACGGAGATTTCCACGCACCCACGCCATCCCTATGCCGGCGAACTGGTATTCACCGCCTTCTCCGGCAGTCACCAGGATGCGATCCGCAAGTGCCTGGCCCGCCGCAAGGACGACGATGTCTGGAACGTTGCCTACCTGCCTATCGATCCGTTCGATGTGGGCCGGCGCTATGAGGAAGTGGTACGAATCAACAGCCAGTCCGGCAAAGGCGGCGTTGCCTACGTGCTGGAGCGGGACTACGACATCAGTCTGCCCCGGTGGTTGCAGATCGAGTTCAGCAAGGTGGTACAGCGCGAGGCGGAAACCGAAGGCGGGGAAATCGACTCGCACACCATCCACCGCCTGTTCGAGGACCGGTACCTGAAAGTGCATTCCGATTGGGAGCTGCGTTCCTACGATCTGCACCGGGATGATGAGGGCGTGCGCGCCGATGTGGTCGTAGGCACCGATGCCTCACCGGTCCGACTGGAAGGTCGTGGTCTGGGTGCCGTAGAGGCGGTGTCCGAGGCCCTCGAGAACCGCTTCGGTATCACTATTGCGGTCGAGGCCTATGACGAGTTCGCACTGGGCGAGGGGACCAATGCCAACGCCCTGGCGTGCATCCGCCTGACGGTGAACGGTCAGCACTGCAGCGCCGCGGCTCTTGCCGAGGACACCACGTCAGCCACCCTGCAGGCACTGTTCTCCGCCGTTGCCCAGGCCGTCGGAACCGAGATGCCCTCTGCCAGAAAGACCGCCGAGCTGGCTGACGCCTGA
- the murB gene encoding UDP-N-acetylmuramate dehydrogenase, whose amino-acid sequence MKDRVSVQEQVDLQAFNTLQVPATARYFLELRDSGLLEDALAWARERGLDTLFIGGGSNLVFAGDFPGLVIHMAIRGRHWEQIEGDEATLVLGAGENWHEAVLYATKSGYRGIENLALIPGTAGAAPVQNIGAYGVELCDTLVSVTAFDRETGKWLRLANDQCGFDYRDSLFKRKSGRYVITEIRLRLSRSKPLQLGYRDLEEYLASLPDREPDASTVAEAVMAIRRRKLPDPRQIPNAGSFFKNPVVTDAAYDRLKEQYPDIPAYPQAQGVKVAAAWLIDQCGWKGYRDSRVGVHNRQALVLINHAGGTGRNILELADRIRESVRKRFGVILEMEPGVVGGAGLSSIV is encoded by the coding sequence TTGAAGGATCGGGTGTCCGTTCAGGAGCAGGTTGATCTGCAGGCGTTCAATACGCTGCAGGTCCCGGCCACGGCCAGATATTTTCTCGAGCTGCGGGACTCCGGGCTTCTGGAAGATGCCCTGGCGTGGGCACGGGAGCGTGGTCTGGACACCCTCTTTATCGGCGGTGGCAGCAACCTGGTGTTTGCCGGTGATTTCCCGGGATTGGTGATTCATATGGCAATTCGCGGCCGCCACTGGGAACAGATCGAGGGAGACGAGGCCACCCTGGTTCTGGGTGCCGGGGAGAACTGGCATGAAGCCGTGCTCTACGCGACGAAGTCAGGCTACCGGGGTATCGAGAACCTGGCCCTGATCCCGGGCACGGCAGGCGCCGCCCCGGTCCAGAATATCGGCGCCTACGGCGTCGAACTTTGCGACACCCTGGTATCGGTAACGGCTTTTGATCGCGAGACCGGCAAGTGGCTCCGTCTGGCCAACGACCAGTGCGGCTTTGATTATCGCGACAGTCTGTTCAAGCGCAAGTCCGGCCGTTATGTGATCACCGAGATACGGTTGCGGCTGTCACGCAGCAAACCCCTCCAGTTGGGCTATCGCGACCTGGAGGAATACCTTGCCAGTCTTCCCGACAGGGAACCTGACGCTTCCACGGTAGCCGAAGCGGTGATGGCCATCCGCCGACGCAAACTCCCCGATCCCCGGCAGATTCCCAATGCCGGCAGTTTTTTCAAAAACCCGGTGGTGACCGACGCGGCCTATGACCGGCTGAAAGAGCAGTATCCGGATATCCCGGCGTACCCGCAGGCCCAGGGGGTCAAGGTTGCCGCGGCCTGGCTGATAGACCAGTGCGGCTGGAAAGGTTACCGGGATTCGCGGGTAGGTGTGCACAACCGTCAGGCGCTGGTTCTGATCAACCACGCTGGGGGCACGGGCCGCAATATTCTGGAGCTTGCAGACCGGATAAGGGAGTCGGTCCGGAAACGATTTGGTGTGATTCTGGAGATGGAGCCCGGCGTGGTCGGTGGTGCCGGGCTCTCTTCAATAGTCTGA
- a CDS encoding Trm112 family protein: MDKKLIAMLACPVCKGDLKLNKEKTELICYQDAMAFPIREGIPVMLASEARTLSTDERLEKH; this comes from the coding sequence ATGGATAAAAAGCTGATTGCCATGCTGGCCTGCCCGGTCTGCAAGGGTGACCTGAAGCTCAACAAGGAGAAAACCGAGCTGATCTGTTACCAGGATGCCATGGCTTTCCCGATCCGGGAGGGCATCCCGGTCATGCTGGCCAGCGAGGCCCGGACCCTGAGCACTGACGAACGTCTCGAAAAGCACTGA
- a CDS encoding low molecular weight protein-tyrosine-phosphatase: MSNGVRVLFVCLGNICRSPSAEGVFRSLVEEAGLSDRIHIDSCGTGSWHVGKSPDARAMEAARKRGIDISDLRARQIIENDLDEFDYVLVMDRQNLADVKDIWRQNGGTAPELFLSYGKSRHEEVPDPYYGGDDGFEFVLDLIHEAGQGLLDEIRGRLR, translated from the coding sequence ATGAGCAATGGCGTTCGGGTGTTGTTTGTCTGCCTGGGAAACATCTGCCGTTCCCCCAGCGCCGAGGGCGTTTTCCGCTCCCTGGTGGAGGAGGCTGGGTTGTCCGACCGGATCCATATCGATTCCTGCGGCACGGGCAGCTGGCATGTTGGCAAGTCACCCGATGCCAGGGCCATGGAGGCCGCCCGTAAACGGGGTATTGATATCAGCGACCTCAGGGCGCGCCAGATTATCGAGAACGATCTGGATGAGTTCGACTATGTGCTGGTGATGGACCGCCAGAACCTGGCGGATGTGAAGGACATCTGGCGCCAGAATGGTGGTACCGCTCCGGAGCTGTTCCTCTCCTATGGCAAGTCCCGTCACGAGGAAGTGCCGGACCCCTATTACGGTGGCGACGACGGCTTCGAGTTCGTGCTGGACCTCATCCACGAAGCCGGCCAGGGGCTCCTTGACGAGATCCGGGGGCGGCTGCGTTGA
- a CDS encoding Lrp/AsnC family transcriptional regulator, translating into MLKQPKELVKIDKTDRRILEELQKDGSLTNQELAEKVGLSPSPCLRRVKALEDAGVILGRATILDHKKLGLSLTAIILIGMDRHTPERFAAFEEKVAGYPEVQECYLITGQDADYMLKVVVPDMDHYHHFLLNHITRIQGVSGVHSSFVLRRVIDSTALPLGYLS; encoded by the coding sequence ATGCTCAAACAACCCAAAGAACTCGTGAAAATTGACAAAACCGACCGGCGGATCCTGGAAGAACTCCAGAAAGACGGCTCACTGACCAATCAGGAACTGGCAGAAAAGGTGGGGCTTTCCCCTTCCCCCTGCCTGAGGCGGGTAAAGGCACTTGAGGACGCCGGCGTCATCCTTGGCCGGGCCACGATCCTGGACCACAAGAAGCTGGGGCTCTCGTTAACGGCCATCATCCTGATCGGCATGGACCGGCATACCCCGGAGCGTTTTGCAGCTTTTGAAGAAAAGGTCGCCGGTTACCCGGAGGTCCAGGAGTGCTACCTGATCACCGGGCAGGACGCCGACTACATGCTCAAGGTGGTGGTCCCGGACATGGACCATTACCACCACTTCCTGCTGAACCACATTACGCGGATCCAGGGAGTCAGTGGCGTCCATTCCAGCTTCGTTCTCAGGCGGGTCATAGACAGCACCGCCCTGCCCTTGGGCTACCTGTCCTGA